CCAATGTAGAAGGAGTACACCCCCGAGATGACCGTCACAAATGGAAGGCACAGCAGCGATATTAGCAGGATATGGAGTCCCACTCCACAGCTACAGCGGCAACACAAGCTGCCGCCTTTATGCGTCTCACTGGCCATTGCATTGGCATTCAACTGCTCCAGCTCCTCGCGACTGATGTTGATCTGGAGATCCACCGACTGGCCTTTTTTGCGACCCCGCTTGATGGTGCCCGTCATGGTCAGGTATCCTTCCTTTCGCGCCTGGTAGCTTCGCTCCAGGCTCTGGTCGTAGGTGTTGAGCACACTCGTCTCCCCCGATTCCAGGTCCTCATAGTTGGCGATATCCGGCGATGAGCGCTGATTGCGCGCCTGACCGGGCAGATCAGAGGTCCTAATGTTCACTCGCTTCTTGGAGGAGGATCTGTTGCTCAGGCAGTCCTGCGACTTGCTAAGCTTTGCGTCCAAGCTGCTCTCCGAGTAGCAGCAACTACTGGGAGTCACCGTGCTGCTCTCATGTCTTTGGGAATTGGATTTTGTACCCTGCGAGATGGACTCGAAGTTTTGCAGCTCGTTGATGTTACTGGTCGAGCGAGCTGATTTCTGGCTGTGCTGAGTGGAGCTAGCCGAGTGGGTACTGGCCAAGGTATCCTGGGCATTGGGAACTCCAAGTTCCCCCGGAAGTTGCGGTAACGGTTGCTTGTTCTTGATAATCAGCTTTGTCTTGCGGAGCTCCTCCTCGAGTCCGGGATTTGAAGGTGACAATTTAGGTCGATTTTGCTAGaatcatttaaattaatatgtatatattaataaaataggGTATGGAACATATGgtagtttttttaaaaattggaaTGGATTACTTTTATCCTTTCAAAGTTAAACAGTTCAAAATTCTAACCATTTAtgtaggttttttttataaagttccgcaaaattagaaaaggttttcgtatattttttttaacaaatggTTTAATTTTCTCACCTGGACGCTGACGATGTGATCCACATAATTCTGTTTTTTGGCCTCCGATTTTGTTTGTTGACGTTTCCGTGGGGGAATAAAAACAGGGCGTTCCTTGCTGCCCGTGCCTGTGTCCACGCCCAATCCACTAGAACCCTTTCCCACCATTTTAGACGTTTTCTAAGAATTCTTCATAAAAAACTACTCcatcttttaaaaaaagtgtTAGCTT
The Drosophila bipectinata strain 14024-0381.07 chromosome 3R, DbipHiC1v2, whole genome shotgun sequence DNA segment above includes these coding regions:
- the LOC108121807 gene encoding uncharacterized protein; translated protein: MVGKGSSGLGVDTGTGSKERPVFIPPRKRQQTKSEAKKQNYVDHIVSVQQNRPKLSPSNPGLEEELRKTKLIIKNKQPLPQLPGELGVPNAQDTLASTHSASSTQHSQKSARSTSNINELQNFESISQGTKSNSQRHESSTVTPSSCCYSESSLDAKLSKSQDCLSNRSSSKKRVNIRTSDLPGQARNQRSSPDIANYEDLESGETSVLNTYDQSLERSYQARKEGYLTMTGTIKRGRKKGQSVDLQINISREELEQLNANAMASETHKGGSLCCRCSCGVGLHILLISLLCLPFVTVISGVYSFYIGTLTWYNMFNYYCEERTYLHKILVTPLLFAVYPLVIVLCTFGLGIYSGIRQLSLQYSSWVNDITDIEKGFYGWLCGFLRMPDCSPYEVVILTDICVAPQDPQKLHINKPRQELSM